Genomic DNA from Fimbriimonas ginsengisoli Gsoil 348:
TGGGAGCCGAGGCTACGATGAGGACGTCCAGAATACGGGGGCCGTGGACGCCTTCTACGCGGGAGAGCTCGATGTCGCTGGTGGCGCTGGGGCCGCTGATCCAGGTTAGGGGGCGGCCATCTCGGATACTAGTTGCGAGAGCAGCTACGGCTTCGGGGACGGAGTCGACGACCTGCTCTTCGCGCACGACGCAGATGTGGTGGTCGGGAATGAGGGTGAGGGCTCGGCGGCCTTGGCCGGGTCCGGCGTCGAGCACGATGGTTCCGGTTTCGGCGATGCCGAGAGCGCACGAGGTCACCACCGCGTTCATCTCGGCTAACTCCCGATGCGAAAACCCCTCGTCTGGACTACCCTGCGGGCACCAACCGTCCGGGAGGTCGGCGGGAACCACGACCCGCTCACTTCGCCGCTCGGCGAGGAATTGGGCGATCGCCGACGGCAGCTCCTCCAAAGTGACTCGCCGGACGGAGGCACGGTATTCGGCAACATATTCCGCGAACTGTTCGATTACCTCGTGGCGGGATCGATTCGAAGGCACGACCGGAGAACGAAGCGCAGTGAAATCCGCCACCCTCGCCCCTGCGATACGGGCCAAGATCTCGGCCTTGGCATCGCTCATTTGCGGTTCCTCCACCACTCTCTGAACGAGTGTTTCGGTACCGCCGGGAGGTCGCGCGCGCTGGTCCAACCCCCCAGCATTCCCGGCAGCCAGCGAATAACGCCGTTGTGGACGAGCGGTCCTTGCCCGATCCTCGCCAATCGCAGGGCGAGCTCGAAGTGCTTGGGATCGTTCATCGCCCACGCCATCGCTTTCATTCCGACCGATTCGATTCCGCCGTGCTCCGTCTTCCCGCGCAGGTAGATCAGCACTTCGGGGATGTCGATCCGCACCGGGCACGCGTCGAAACACGCGCCACATAGGGAGCTAGCGTACGGAAGCGTGTTCGCGTTCCTATCGTGCATGCCGAGAAGCTGCGGGGTCAAAATCGCGCCGATCGGCCCCGGGTAGACGCTGCCGTACGCGTGACCGCCGGCTCGCTCGTACACCGGGCACACATTGAGGCACGCCGAGCAGCGGATACAGCGAAGCGCCTGCCGCCCCACTTTGTCGGCAAGCACCGAGGTGCGGCCGTTGTCGAGCAGCACCAGGTGAAACTCCCTAGGGCCGTCACCGGCATGGACGCCAGTCCAGCAGCTCGTGTAAGGATTCATCCGCTCGGCGGTACTCGATCGGGGGAGGAGTTGGAAGAAAACGGCGAGATCCTGCCACCGTGGGATCACCTTCTCGATCCCCATGACAGTGATCAGCACCTCCGGCAGCGTGAGGCACATGCGACCATTCCCTTCACTCTCGAAGACGGAGACGGTGCCGGTTTCCGCGATCGCGAAATTCGCGCCGCTGATCGCGACTTTGGTGGTCAGAAACTTCTCCCGCAGGTACGTCCGAGCGGCGTCGGCGAGCACTTTGGGCTCGTCGGTCGGCAAGTCGGCTCCGAGAGTTCGCTGGAACAACTCTCGCACTTCCGACCGGTTCCGGTGAATCGCAGGGACTAGGATGTGGCTCGGGGTGTCGCCGGACAACTGGACGATCAGCTCGGCGAGGTCGGTTTCGAGAGCAAAGATCCCTCGCTCCTCCAGACCCCCGTTCAGCTCGATCTCGTCGGTCGCGATGCTCTTAACCTTGATGACCTCTTTCGCGCCGTGAGATACGCAGAGGTCGGCGACGATGCGCCGCGCTTCCGCCGCGTCTCGGGCCCAGTGGACCTTGCCGCCAGCACGCTCCACTTGTTGTTCCAGTTGCTGCAGCAGCTCGGGAAGGTGGGCCATCGCCTCATCCTTAACGGCGGCGCCTTCGACGCGAATCGCTTCCCAGTTCGGCAGCTCCGCGATGGCACGAAGCCGCTTCTCGCGGATCGTGGTCGTCGCATGCCGGAG
This window encodes:
- a CDS encoding lactate utilization protein B; its protein translation is MSGGGIRPAKPFAQAAHATLANAQMRRNLRHATTTIREKRLRAIAELPNWEAIRVEGAAVKDEAMAHLPELLQQLEQQVERAGGKVHWARDAAEARRIVADLCVSHGAKEVIKVKSIATDEIELNGGLEERGIFALETDLAELIVQLSGDTPSHILVPAIHRNRSEVRELFQRTLGADLPTDEPKVLADAARTYLREKFLTTKVAISGANFAIAETGTVSVFESEGNGRMCLTLPEVLITVMGIEKVIPRWQDLAVFFQLLPRSSTAERMNPYTSCWTGVHAGDGPREFHLVLLDNGRTSVLADKVGRQALRCIRCSACLNVCPVYERAGGHAYGSVYPGPIGAILTPQLLGMHDRNANTLPYASSLCGACFDACPVRIDIPEVLIYLRGKTEHGGIESVGMKAMAWAMNDPKHFELALRLARIGQGPLVHNGVIRWLPGMLGGWTSARDLPAVPKHSFREWWRNRK
- a CDS encoding LutC/YkgG family protein; protein product: MSDAKAEILARIAGARVADFTALRSPVVPSNRSRHEVIEQFAEYVAEYRASVRRVTLEELPSAIAQFLAERRSERVVVPADLPDGWCPQGSPDEGFSHRELAEMNAVVTSCALGIAETGTIVLDAGPGQGRRALTLIPDHHICVVREEQVVDSVPEAVAALATSIRDGRPLTWISGPSATSDIELSRVEGVHGPRILDVLIVASAPSR